The proteins below are encoded in one region of Pseudonocardia sp. DSM 110487:
- a CDS encoding TIM barrel protein has translation MSGFRLAASAEMLFLDLPFEERVRRIADLGFEVEIWDWTAKDVAALAGTGATFSSMTGYVRGTLADPDGAEELLRTAEESLRVADELDCPRLNVHGTGLDDRGLPVAASQVVTPQMWLTAARTLTRLAELGERAGRVFTLENLNTTVDHPGVPFAGAADALALVEAVDSPHLRLNLDLYHAQIGEGNLVQLVERALPVVGEIQVADVPGRCEPGTGEIHYPAIAATLDRLGYAGVVGLEGWASGDPTRALERFRTAFAPPAGTSSTSPLEG, from the coding sequence GTGAGCGGATTCCGCCTCGCGGCGTCCGCGGAGATGCTGTTCCTCGACCTGCCGTTCGAGGAGCGGGTGCGCCGCATCGCCGATCTCGGGTTCGAGGTCGAGATCTGGGACTGGACGGCGAAGGACGTCGCCGCGCTCGCCGGGACCGGGGCGACGTTCTCCTCGATGACCGGCTACGTCCGGGGCACCCTCGCCGATCCCGACGGAGCCGAGGAGCTGCTGCGCACGGCGGAGGAGTCGCTCCGGGTCGCCGACGAGCTCGACTGTCCACGCCTCAACGTGCACGGAACCGGCCTCGACGACCGCGGCCTGCCCGTGGCGGCCTCGCAGGTCGTCACGCCGCAGATGTGGCTGACCGCCGCGCGGACGCTGACCCGCCTCGCCGAGCTCGGGGAACGCGCCGGGCGCGTGTTCACCCTCGAGAACCTCAACACCACGGTCGACCACCCCGGCGTGCCGTTCGCCGGTGCCGCCGACGCGCTCGCGCTCGTCGAGGCCGTCGACAGCCCGCACCTGCGGCTCAACCTCGACCTCTACCACGCCCAGATCGGCGAGGGAAACCTCGTGCAGCTCGTCGAGCGCGCGCTGCCGGTCGTCGGGGAGATCCAGGTCGCCGACGTTCCCGGCCGCTGCGAACCCGGCACCGGCGAGATCCACTACCCCGCGATCGCCGCAACCCTGGACCGCCTCGGCTACGCGGGTGTGGTCGGGCTCGAAGGTTGGGCGTCGGGCGACCCGACCCGGGCCCTCGAACGCTTCCGCACCGCGTTCGCCCCTCCGGCAGGGACGTCGTCCACCTCCCCGCTGGAGGGGTGA